The genomic DNA CGACCGCCCGGCTGTGCACGTACCGCTATCTAGCGAAGGCGTTGCGCTCAAAGTGGATTGGGAAGACCAAGAAGTCAGCGTGTCGTGGTGCGGTACCTCTCAAGGAGAGCTAAAGCGCATCTTCGCCTTGCTATCGGCGCTGGGGTGGACCATCGTGCGGGCGAATATCGTTCGGGAGGAGGACGGTGTCTATAAGGCGGAGTTTTTCATCCGCACTGTGCAGCAGACCTTGAAAGAGGCGGCGCAGGAGATACGGTTTATCCAGTCTTATAACTCCCGCACTTATACGGAGCTGCCGGCCATTGCGGGGGAGGTAACCACCGCAGCTTTTGATGTGGGCGGCATCTTGGTTATTCGTACCGTCGAGCGTATCGGCGCTTTAGGGCACTTGGTAGAGGCATTGCCGGACTTTGTATGGCTGCGCCATGAGATTTTGGGCGCGACGATGATCGTTAATGTTTATCTCGCCGGACAGGTTTCCCGCGCTACGGTGGTGGGGAATGTGACCAGGGCCCTGGCTAGGGACTAAGATTGAATAGTTGAACTTTAGATCGATCTAAATTAAGGGAGCGCATCCGTAGTGTTTGACTCACTATCAGACCGCCTACAGTCAGCCCTGGCGGGCCTGCGCGGTAAGGGCAAACTGACCGAGGCTGATATCAACGCCACCGCCCGCGAGATCCGCCTCGCGCTGCTGGAAGCTGACGTGTCTTTGACCGTCGTCCGTGGCTTTATCAAGCGCATTAAGGAACGCGCCCGCGGCGCGGAAGTCTCCGAGGCGCTCAACCCAGCCCAGCAGGTAGTCAAGATCGTCAATGAGGAGCTCATTGAGATTCTCGGTGGCGAAACCCGCCGCTTGAACCTGGCGAAGAACCCGCCGACGGTGATTATGCTCGCCGGCCTGCAGGGCGCGGGTAAGACCACGTTGGCCGGTAAATTGGCCAAGCACCTGGCCAAGCAGGGCCATACCCCGATGCTGGTGGCCTGTGACTTGCAGCGCCCGGGTGCGGTGCAGCAGTTGCAGATCGTCGGTGAGCGCGCTGAGGTACCGACTTTCGCACCAGACCCGGGAACCTCCCTGGACTCCAACGAGCATGAAATGGGTACCTCGCACGGGGACCCAGTGGACGTCGCCAAGCGGGGCATAGCTGAGGCCAAGCAGAAGCAACACGATGTAGTCATCATCGATACCGCCGGCCGCCTAGGTATCGATGAGACGCTGATGACGCAGGCGCGCAATATCCGCGATGCCGTCAATCCGGATGAAGTCCTCTTCGTCATCGACTCCATGATTGGTCAGGACGCCGTACAAACGGCCGAGGCTTTCCGCGATGGTGTGGACTTTACTGGCGTTGTTCTTACCAAGCTGGACGGCGATGCCCGCGGTGGTGCAGCACTGTCTATCCGTGAGGTCACCGGCAAACCCATCATGTTTGCTTCTACCGGTGAGAAGCTCGATGATTTCGATGTCTTCCACCCGGAGCGCATGTCCAGCCGCATTCTGGGTATGGGTGATTTGCTCTCCCTTATCGAGCAGGCTGAAGCAACCCTGGACCACCAGAAAGCCGAAGAGGCAGCCTCTAAGCTGGGCTCTGGCGAGCTGACGCTAAATGACTTCCTTGAGCAGATGCTGATGATCCGCAAGATGGGTCCCATCGGCAATCTGCTGAAGATGATGCCCGGCGGCAAGCAGATGAA from Corynebacterium tuberculostearicum includes the following:
- the ffh gene encoding signal recognition particle protein, translated to MFDSLSDRLQSALAGLRGKGKLTEADINATAREIRLALLEADVSLTVVRGFIKRIKERARGAEVSEALNPAQQVVKIVNEELIEILGGETRRLNLAKNPPTVIMLAGLQGAGKTTLAGKLAKHLAKQGHTPMLVACDLQRPGAVQQLQIVGERAEVPTFAPDPGTSLDSNEHEMGTSHGDPVDVAKRGIAEAKQKQHDVVIIDTAGRLGIDETLMTQARNIRDAVNPDEVLFVIDSMIGQDAVQTAEAFRDGVDFTGVVLTKLDGDARGGAALSIREVTGKPIMFASTGEKLDDFDVFHPERMSSRILGMGDLLSLIEQAEATLDHQKAEEAASKLGSGELTLNDFLEQMLMIRKMGPIGNLLKMMPGGKQMNEMAAMVDEKQLDRIQAIIRGMTPQERENPKILNASRRKRIANGSGVSVSEVNQLIERFNQAKKMMSKMAGQFGMGGMGGRSATKKKPKGRKGKNGKRKKGKGGGGNRGPKIPGGMPGMGGMPGMPGGGGMPSMEELQKLQQQMGGGGGMPSMPGMPKMPKGMENIDLDNLDFGKGTK